A section of the Macadamia integrifolia cultivar HAES 741 chromosome 9, SCU_Mint_v3, whole genome shotgun sequence genome encodes:
- the LOC122089337 gene encoding ankyrin-2-like, producing MPPSFFPLRWESTGDQWWFASPIDWAAANGHYDLVRELLHLDTNLLFKLTSLRRIRRLETVWDDETQFNHVAKCRSQVARKLFVECESKRRSNSLIRAGYGGWLLYTAASAGDLGFVKELLDRDPLLVFGEGEFGVTDIFYAAARSRNPEVFRVLFDFAVSPRYLMGNGGEMEQQPEEVPEVFRWEIVNRAVHAAARGGNLEILRELLADCTDVLAYKDLQGSTILHAASGRGQVEVAKYLVASFDIIASTDNQGNTALHVAAYRGHLAVLEALILASPSSSSLRNNGGDTFLHMAVAGFHTPGFRRLDRQIELMKQLVCGKIISMRDVINIRNNDGRTVLHMAVLENIHSNLVELLMKIPSIDLNMRDVYGMTPLDLLRQGPKSVLSELLIKQLISAGGMSSCQDYMARSAIVSHLKMQGIESSPGTSFKICDAEILLHTGIESASDAVGDLESATCLSELSNFDSIDGSHGSFDNKRAGAVNNAARHLKILLQWSSRKQKKSESLKKLGDNDSVGSCKKRRNLDDTPTPLRQRFSKPSSLPNNKRTLSVRSNLPSPSSKKKFAVGVINGVVQAMPHVAVPTRSSTSSFSNSPIPSPTSLDKQKGLHIGNESADPSCSNQSLIGEPVEITQKRTPVKRRFMNQYFCFGAQSLAVHDPVMRPPSNKGYKRSLLSVA from the exons ATGCCTCCTTCATTTTTCCCTCTGCGGTGGGAGAGCACAGGAGACCAGTGGTGGTTCGCCTCCCCAATCGACTGGGCTGCTGCCAACGGCCACTATGACCTGGTTCGAGAGCTTCTTCACCTCGACACCAACCTACTCTTCAAGCTCACCTCCCTCAGGCGAATTCGCCGTCTTGAAACCGTCTGGGACGACGAAACCCAGTTCAATCATGTCGCCAAATGTCGTTCTCAGGTTGCTCGGAAGCTGTTCGTAGAATGTGAGAGCAAGAGACGAAGCAACTCCCTTATACGAGCTGGCTACGGTGGATGGCTTCTATACACTGCTGCCTCCGCTGGGGACTTGGGTTTTGTCAAGGAATTGCTCGACAGGGACCCTCTTTTAGTCTTTGGAGAAGGAGAGTTCGGTGTCACGGATATCTTTTACGCTGCTGCAAGAAGCAGAAATCCTGAGGTGTTCAGGGTCCTGTTTGATTTCGCAGTCTCACCAAGGTATTTGATGGGTAATGGTGGAGAAATGGAGCAGCAGCCAGAGGAGGTTCCTGAGGTTTTTAGGTGGGAGATAGTGAACAGGGCTGTTCATGCTGCTGCTAGAGGAGGTAACTTGGAGATCCTCAGGGAGCTTCTTGCAGATTGTACTGATGTCTTGGCTTATAAGGATCTCCAGGGTTCTACGATCTTGCATGCTGCCTCTGGCAGGGGACAGGTTGAG GTAGCCAAGTATCTAGTGGCATCCTTTGACATCATCGCCTCAACTGACAATCAAGGAAACACTGCATTGCATGTGGCTGCTTACAGGGGTCACTTGGCTGTGTTAGAGGCTCTAATTCTCGCATCTCCTTCATCCAGCTCTTTGAGAAACAATGGGGGAGATACCTTCCTCCATATGGCTGTGGCTGGCTTCCACACTCCGGGTTTCCGAAGGTTGGACCGACAGATTGAGCTCATGAAGCAGTTGGTCTGTGGAAAGATCATAAGTATGAGAGATGTCATTAATATCAGAAACAATGATGGAAGAACTGTCCTTCATATGGCTGTTCTTGAGAATATACACTCCAACCTGGTGGAACTCCTAATGAAGATACCGTCAATTGATTTAAACATGCGTGATGTTTATGGCATGACACCTCTAGATCTCCTCAGACAAGGGCCAAAATCTGTCTTATCTGAATTACTGATCAAGCAGTTGATCTCTGCTGGGGGAATGTCCAGTTGTCAGGACTATATGGCTAGAAGTGCCATCGTTTCTCACCTGAAGATGCAAGGTATTGAAAGCAGTCCTGGAACTTCCTTTAAAATATGTGATGCAGAGATATTATTGCACACAGGCATTGAGAGTGCATCAGATGCTGTTGGTGATCTGGAAAGTGCAACATGCTTAAGTGAACTTAGTAACTTTGACTCGATCGATGGGAGCCACGGCTCTTTTGATAATAAAAGGGCTGGTGCTGTAAACAATGCAGCAAGACATCTAAAAATTCTCCTCCAATGGTCGAGCCGAAAACAGAAGAAATCTGAAAGTTTGAAGAAGTTGGGGGACAATGATTCAGTAGGGTCATGTAAGAAACGTAGAAATTTGGATGACACTCCAACACCACTCAGGCAGAGATTCTCAAAGCCCTCATCGCTTCCGAATAACAAAAGGACTCTTTCTGTCAGGAGTAATCTTCCAAGTCCATCCAGCAAGAAGAAGTTTGCTGTAGGAGTAATCAATGGTGTTGTTCAGGCCATGCCACATGTTGCTGTTCCCACCAGATCATCTACCAGTTCTTTCTCAAACTCTCCTATTCCTTCACCTACTTCCTTGGATAAACAGAAGGGTCTTCATATTGGAAATGAAAGTGCTGATCCCTCTTGCTCTAATCAATCTCTAATTGGTGAACCAGTGGAAATAACCCAAAAACGAACCCCAGTAAAAAGGAGATTCATGAACCAGTACTTTTGTTTCGGTGCACAAAGCTTGGCTGTACATGACCCTGTTATGAGGCCACCGTCGAACAAGGGTTATAAGCGATCACTTCTTTCTGTGGCTTGA